The genomic DNA GGCATAtgcccttgtgctctctgactGAGAGCTGAGACGGGATTTTTCAGATCATCACTGTCATCCTTGATACCCTCGGCTTTAGAGGAACTAGTGAGCATGCTAACATTATAGGCACATTGTGTTAGTagcactacatacagtatatgtgtcatGGATAAGCAATCATTGGCATACATTAAGTGAAAGCAATACAGAAATAATAGACAAGGTTGTGAGGGTTGTGATTGCAATTGTGTAGTTATGTATTGAGTAGGATTGTTTTTTGATCTGATTGTTTTCTACACTCAACTCTCTTCTAAATAGCACTTATATCGTATTATAGAATGCTGTTATGGAGAGGGGTGCGGgggtttggggggaggggggggtctgggggagGTAGCCTCCCACTGTCTCTTCCCTGGGGGGAGGCTGAGCATCCAGTCTTTGAAATAGACCTCGGTGTTATGTTTCTCCTCACTgcatgttattgttttgtgtttggttttgttcTGGTCTTGTCCAGAACAAAAACACTTGGGACCATCCTTGGATGTTTGTAAGCACTGTCTGTATTTTCTAAAAAAGATGTCAAAACAACAAGATGAGAGGACCCAGAGGAAATAGATGAGGGAATAAATACGGctatttgacatttatttagaCTTGTGTAACGTCTTATCGAACGTGATTGTCCGTAGGAGACTCTATCAAGGTACAGAAGGTGGCTTTAGGTTTCAGGAACGCCTGATATGTACAGTAGTGCAGGCCTAAAGAACTATTTTTAGTCTTGGGTCTTTGTGTTAGTAGAACCCAATACACTGATGTGCTAATCTTAGAATCAATGTAAGGACTTCCACAGTTCTAGTGCCCTCTAGTGTTCATGTTACGGTGTGGTTATTTCCAATCAGTTAATAGCATACAGCAACATTTGTTTAGCCGCACAGTGTCAGAGTTGAATCTTGCCCTGAACATCACAGCTGCAATCCATAAAAATAGGGCTGCTATCAGCAGAAAGGGCCTAAGAGCTGAGGTAACATTCCATCCTGCAGATTGCTTTGAGGTATGACTTCCATGTTGGCAGAAAAATGCATATAAAGCAGCGGTGGTGCCAGCAAGACTGGCGGGAATCACCACTGTGGGCTCAGGAGACAGGCAGACGGTCACAGACCCCTCAGGACCCACTCTGCATTCCAGAGGAAATTAAGTGTCgtccatttcctgtgtgtgtgcgtgcgtgtgtgtgtgtgtgtgtgtgtgtgtgtgtgtgtgtgtgtgtgtgtcagaggtgtgTGCAAAAGGACAAATCCTTTTCATTTTGGTATGAACGCTTGCACTTTATTCTCCAACTATTTTGACTTGAGTTATGATGCCTGTCCTCCGCAGTGGTGGAAAGGATGGACAATGTAACAGAAGGTATGAAGAGTTACGGAGGGAAGATTACAGATGTGGAGACAGACCTAAAAAAGCTGGGTGAGTATAATCGAACTGTCTACATAACACTGATGTTTTACATGCCTACGGTttggaatgtttttgttttttggaatgttttttttttttttttgacagtgattttttttcttttatcccCCCAATCAGATGCCCAGACAGGTAAGAAAACTGAGAACGCCACCAGTGAATTAATGTCCTTTAAGTCGGACATTCAGACGTTGCAGCGCCAAGTGCATGACATTGCCAGCAAGGCGAACATTAACCAGGCAGCTCTGGATGAACTACGGGAAGTGGGAGAGGACATGCACAGTGGCCACATCACCCTGCGGAGTCTGCTGGACAGCAACGCCAACACCATCCGCAGCGTGAACAGCACGCTGACCACCTACAGCACCCTGATCAACGGGCTGAAGGCCGACACGGAGCGCCTGCACTCGGGCCTGCTGGTCCAGACCACGGACCAGAGCCGCGCCCTGATCAGCATCAGCGCCCTCAACCTCACGCAGGCCCAGCAGCGGAACCTGATCGGCGCGCTGCAGCGCTCGGTGGAGGACACCAGCCAGGCCGTGCAGAAGCTGAAGAACGACTACCAGGGCCTGCAGCAGACGGCCCGGCAGACCAAGGCGGACGCCGACTGGCTGAGGGAGAAGGTCCAGAACCTCCAAGCGCTGGCCGCCAACAACTCTGCCCTGGCGCGGTCCAACAGCGAGGCCCTGGACGACATGGGCTCGCAGCTCGGCACCTTGTCCGAGCAGGTGCAGAACGCCTCGTCGGTGTCCGAGGGTCACGACCAGAGCTTGCGCGAGCTCATGGATCGCCAACGGGACCACGACAACGCCACCGCGAGCAAGTTCGACCGGCAGGAGGCGCGCCTGGACGGCCTGGAGAGCGACATGGACCGCGTGACGGGCAACGTGAGCTTCACCACGCAGCTGCTCGGCGCCATCAGCACGGACCTGAACGGCCTGAGGTCCTGCACCGAGACGGTCACCCGCCACTCGGACCTGCTGCTGGGGCTGAACAGCAGCGTGGCGGAGGCCAGGGCCGACGGCTCCGAGCTCCGGGCCCAGCAGGACGAGCTGGCCGCCAGGCTGGACAAGGAGGTGAGCAGCCTCTCCGTGGTCATGGAGGAGATGAAGCTGGTGGACACCAAGCACTCGCAGATCATCACCAACTTCACCATTCTTCAAGGTAAGGAACGTGACACCAGTCAAGAGTGAATCTGACGTGTACATATGAGACGTAGTGGTATTCAACTTTGCACATTCATTTCAGTAGTGTattaaacaaacatatttgtttATTACAGGGCCTCCGGGACCAAGGGGCCCTCGGGGGGATAAAGGACCCACAGGCCCAGTGGGAAAGCAAGGCACAAAAGGTGACCCTGGGGACAAGGGAATGACAGGCGGACCCGGCATCAAAGGAGAAAGAGGTCCCCCTGGAATTCCAGGGTTACCAGGACTCAAAGGGTCGGCTGGATCCAGGGGATCGCCAGGAACCAAGGGTTCCAGAGGGTCAGGGGGTCGCGCTGGTCCACCTGGTGAGAAGGGTGAGCCGGGTGCACCAGGTCTGccagggagagatggacagcCTGGCCCCCAGGGGCCACAAGGCCCACAGGGACCCCGGGGACCAGCTGGGGCTGAAGGTGCAGAAGGTCCACGTGGGCCGGTTGGCCCCATCGGCCCTCCTGGACCACCTGGGTTGCCAGGGTTACCTGGTCAGACAATAATAGGCCCGGTAGTACCGCAGCAAGTCAAGGCCCCAGAGCCCACGCCATTCCCTGGTAAGGGTAGAAACACGACTGGTGATGAATAAGTAGCTCTTCATTTCGACACTCCAGGCACAGTGCTGTAGCAGTTTTGGCCTATTTAGTGCTAGATTacttatagatagatagatactttattgatccccaaggggaaattcaagacatgTATACATTGATTCCAGGCATTTTACCCGTGACCTAGTATTTACAGCTGTATAAAGATTCTTTAGAGTTCTATAACTTGCTCATGAAACTGCTCTGTTGTACAAGTGATGAAAAGTTCTTCAACTTGCCTTGTCCTCTTAATTGCTAATGCAATCAAAGAAATGTGTGTATTGctaacataataataatgaaagggTTGCTATTACAACATCTTAACATTTGTTTGACTTCCTTTGTGTTATTGAATATACAACATTCACATCAGAACAACCAAGTGTAAAAAGCATCTATTTTTGACAGGTTGCCCACTAAACTGGAGGAACTTCGGAGACCAATGCTACTATTTCTCATCTGGAGCAGAGAGACTAAATTTTGATGAATCGAAAGAACTCTGCAGTAACAAGTCATCCACCATGCTCATTATCAATGACAACACAGAGCAGGTACAGCAAAACTCAACATCAGATTGATGAATGATTTGCATGATTTGTTAAGATGTTTATTTTAGGCCTATCAATAAGGTCTCTGACATATGTAGACTCTTACACCATTGTACACTAAACACACATTGCACCACTGAAGTTGTAGTTATCGGAAACATCTCgtctgttttcacacacacaactgtaacATTGGTGATACTCTCTTTCAGCAATGGATACGAAAGCAAATTGTAGGGAAGGGCTACTTTTGGCTCGGGTTGACCGACAGCGAAGAAGAAAACATCTGGAGATGGGTTGATGGGAGCCTGCCAGCTTTCACGTGAGTTAACATTATTGATATCTGATCTGTGTATTCTATCAAACGATAGTACTGATCTATGAAAACAAGTTGCTCTATACTGTAGCTGTATTGGATTGCAGTTGTTATTACCTTGGATTTGAGAAGGTGTGTGGATTCAGTTGTTCCATGGGCTATCCTAACATGATAATTGTATCACCATACACAAACATCTCCAGAGCACTCTGCATTGATATCATGCTTATTGAATCTCACCTCCAGAAAATGGAAACCAGGCCAGCCTGACAACTGGAGCCATGGGCATGAGGAAGGAGAGGACTGTGCTGGTCTGATTCATGAAGCTAGTTGGAATGATTTCTTCTGCACTGACCGGATTGGCTTCATCTGTGAAAAGGGAGTTGAGAGTAAGTTGTGTAAAATGATGGGGGAAATAATGACACTGCTGTATAGCCTGTCACGGCGAACATCACTCAATATTATTGTCATGTGACACGATCACGGCAACATAAATGCAGgcctctttttctttatttatttattctccctcttctttctcttattattgttattaagcTATTATTTGCTTTATGATAATTGGTGGCATGATTATTTGAATTGGAGaacttattttgttttcatttacttTCCACAGCGCTGGAAGTTCCCGTTTTATAGCATCTGTTCCAGAGTGAGGATGACATGGGATGTGGCAATTACAGAGACTGAATTCCCAAGATGTCTCTCATCACTTTCCTTCCGGAGCAAGTGCCAGTGTTACTGTGCCAAAAGACACTTTTAACCTGACAGACAGGATTGCGAGCACCTCAGCAAAACTCCTATATTTTTATATGTGCAGACAAAATGTATCATGCCTGTCATAGGTACACTGACAACTGGTCATGTAAAATGTTCAATTCATTTTTAAAGAtttttaaagtgaaaaaaaaaagctgaaatgtactgtaatcaTATGAGTGTAAATACTTTACAAACATACAGTCTATCCTATTTCATAGGTATATCATATTTAGCGATCAGGTTTCACACTCCTGTGCAATAATGAGGCTTTGCTGTGTATTTAATGACATACATGAAGCTAAGCTGTTGATGCCATAAGCTACATCACCCCAATGATTTCAGCAATATGATCTAATCAAGATGAGCAGAACTGCTGTTTTGCCGAAAGTACATTGTTGATTCTTTGGAATTCAAGATGACATATAGTGGCCAAAGTAGGCCTTTTAAAATAACCATATCTCCTGACACATTTACCTATAGGCTTATATGTCACCATACTGAAAAGTTGTTTGTTTAATCTTAAATATAGTTGTCATTTTCTCAATATTTTTCTATGTCTCTGATTTACAATATTTTGGTTTATGTAGCTATAATTACTTTAGATAAAATGGTATAATTTACCTTTTCAAACCATTCCATAATGTTGGCCTCAGGTACATTTCTGTGTGCTTTAGAGTTGTCCTTTTGTCAGAAGTTAATCAGGTGCAAATGGATGGATTCATTCTACATCAGTTTATAAATAAAATGGAAACTGGTCTGGTCGTTGTGGTTTTTTAAAGATTGTCCGATTGTCTGATAATCAGTTGTATAGCATCGCCTATTATTAACGCAGCTGTGTTGGCCTAATACTTTGCTATGAGTAGCCTACTATGTCATATGATCAGTCACCTGATTATCATGCGATTGTATTTGTTATAGACCGTTCATCACAGGCCACGAAACAATATTGTAAATCAGATTAATAACTAGATTAATACCTTATAGACATCATCACTGAGATACTTGAATTAAGTTAATTGTCCTATTTTCCTACCACAATACACCCACATTTCCCAGGATACAGTGCTGTTTACTGCTGACGGAGTGACAGTGTTCGTGTTGTCAGGGACGGGCTCTGGTGGTGCTGAAGATAGCTTTCTTCCCTGTTGATGTAGCGGCACTTTTATACTATGTAACTGTATGCATTTATTGTCAAGAACTGACGGTGAAAAGGCCACAACAAGAACAGGATAAACTTGCTAGTTTTCATTTCGGCAATGCCTCTCTTCACGTCTAACCCCTTTGATCAAGATGTTGGTAAGTTCAGAGTTTGTTAGCTAGTTTGCTAGCATAATGCTAAAATGCAATAGTAGATGCTTTCGACCCAGTGACTTTAACGCTACTATCTGAGTGAATAATGCTGTGTACTGGCAATCGACATGTCAGACTATGTATGATTTCCGGAACGCGTAAAATAACACTTTGTTTACGATGAACTGATTCTGTATAATGttacacatacaatacatagcTAGGGTTAACGTCATAGCTAAGAATACGTGTTTAGCCTGAGCTAACGTTAGCCTCATTggaaatacaaacacatcaAGCTTGCTGTGTCTGAATTCTCTAGTGAGCCAATAAAACACATATTTAAACCCCATTAAAGAAAATTATGAGGGTTTCTCTCCAGATGTATATGTATAGTCTCCGATGATCAATTCAGTTGCGTTTGAGTGAATTAGAAGTGCTAAAGCAGATTGACACAATGACGCTGCACTTGTCTCTCACAGACAACAAAGCTAGTTAGCATGGAGCTATCCTGTCTTGGTATATTTACCCTCAATGTATTAACTTTGTGAATTATTGATGGCTTTAGGTGTTGTAGTGCTAAACCTATGTCCAACAGCGAACTAGCTGGTGGTGTCTGTCTTCAGTTGTCTATCCTACATTGTGTGTCGGTGTAGTTACCTGCGGCACAAGAACGTATGATAGCAGTAACTAGCTAGCCAACAAGCCAGCAGCTTAGTGGTTTCATTGAACATATCGTTAGCTTGGAGAAATCAGCAGTTATCGTTGATTATAACTGAAGCTT from Sardina pilchardus chromosome 2, fSarPil1.1, whole genome shotgun sequence includes the following:
- the colec12 gene encoding collectin-12 (The sequence of the model RefSeq protein was modified relative to this genomic sequence to represent the inferred CDS: added 56 bases not found in genome assembly), translated to MKDDFADEEEVQSFGYKRFGIQEGTECTKCKNDWALRAAIALLYVLCALLTIAVAVLGYKVVERMDNVTEGMKSYGGKITDVETDLKKLDAQTGKKTENATSELMSFKSDIQTLQRQVHDIASKANINQAALDELREVGEDMHSGHITLRSLLDSNANTIRSVNSTLTTYSTLINGLKADTERLHSGLLVQTTDQSRALISISALNLTQAQQRNLIGALQRSVEDTSQAVQKLKNDYQGLQQTARQTKADADWLREKVQNLQALAANNSALARSNSEALDDMGSQLGTLSEQVQNASSVSEGHDQSLRELMDRQRDHDNATASKFDRQEARLDGLESDMDRVTGNVSFTTQLLGAISTDLNGLRSCTETVTRHSDLLLGLNSSVAEARADGSELRAQQDELAARLDKEVSSLSVVMEEMKLVDTKHSQIITNFTILQGPPGPRGPRGDKGPTGPVGKQGTKGDPGDKGMTGGPGIKGERGPPGIPGLPGLKGSAGSRGSPGTKGSRGSGGRAGPPGEKGEPGAPGLPGRDGQPGPQGPQGPQGPRGPAGAEGAEGPRGPVGPIGPPGPPGLPGLPGQTIIGPVVPQQVKAPEPTPFPGCPLNWRNFGDQCYYFSSGAERLNFDESKELCSNKSSTMLIINDNTEQQWIRKQIVGKGYFWLGLTDSEEENIWRWVDGSLPAFTKWKPGQPDNWSHGHEEGEDCAGLIHEASHNKNRINLLVFISAMPLFTSNPFDQDVEKATSEMNTAEDWGLILDICDKIGQSRTGPKECLRSIMRRVNHKDPHVAMQALTLLGACVSNCGKIFHLEVCSREFASEVSNVLNKGHPKVCEKLKALMVEWAEDFRNDPQLSLVSAMIKNLREQGVTFPAVGSQAAEQAKASPALVAKDPSTSTNKKEEEDLAKAIELSLKEQRQQPQTSLSGLYPSASSLLSANKPDGRKVRAIYDFEAAEDNELTFKSGEIITILDDSDPNWWRGETYQGVGLFPSNFVTADLTAEPEMMKTEKKTVQFSEDIQVETIEPEPEPVYIDEEKMDQLLQMIQSADPTDNQSDPVELLQLEGACNQMGPLIDQKLEDIDRKHSELSELNVKVMEALSLYAKLMNEDPVYAMYAKLQSQQYYMQQQPPANASQQGYPGQTPAGSYAMSGTAVQGYSVPMEQHASINQAGGPMPGQPNPSDVHMYMGQPGVYGPNQGNMGPGEVPSYQNPSSVPAGMGQPPSYSAHTTQSLPAPSEGQQVPYPAEKALL